One Solanum pennellii chromosome 10, SPENNV200 genomic region harbors:
- the LOC107032039 gene encoding two-pore potassium channel 1-like, protein MAGSNINQPLLDQLPKTLQNVDSRRRRLRRLKSAPMPEFIPGEMNDIKDNQSLPRYESILNKLHPSFRKVILYLVIYLGIGTTCFYFVQNQIQGKKVNGVLDSVYFCVVTMTTVGYGDLVPNSSTTKLLASFFVFSGMALVGMVLSKGADYLVEKQETLLIKALHMRDKVGPSVILEEVETNKVRYKCFVITATLVVLIVVGTVFLAEVEKLSTIDAFYCVCSTITTLGYGDKSFSTKVGRIFAIFWILTSTICLAQFFLYVAEFNTERKQKELVQWVLSRKMTNVDLEVADLDNDRAVGAAEFVVYKLKEMGKISQDDILLLLDEFECLDVDQSGTLSTTDLSLAQSS, encoded by the exons ATGGCGGGCAGCAACATAAATCAGCCCTTATTAGACCAGCTGCCTAAAACCCTTCAAAATGTTGATTCAAGGAGAAGAAGACTTCGTCGACTTAAAAGTGCTCCTATGCCGGAATTTATTCCTGGAGAAATGAATGACATAAAGGACAACCAATCACTCCCACGTTACGAGTCAATATTGAATAAACTACATCCAAGTTTTAGGAAAGTCATTCTTTACCTGGTTATATACTTGGGAATTGGTACCACGTGCTTTTACTTTGTTCAGAACCAGATCCAGGGAAAGAAAGTAAATGGAGTACTCGATTCTGTTTACTTCTGTGTTGTAACAATGACCACTGTTGGATACGGGGACCTTGTGCCTAACAGCTCAACTACTAAACTGCTtgcttctttctttgttttctcCGGGATGGCACTTGTTGGAATGGTTCTAAGTAAAGGAGCAGACTACCTAGTGGAGAAACAGGAAACACTATTAATCAAAGCATTGCATATGCGTGATAAAGTTGGCCCGAGTGTTATTCTAGAGGAAGTTGAAACCAACAAAGTAAGGTACAAGTGCTTCGTCATAACAGCCACTCTTGTGGTGCTAATAGTTGTTGGAACGGTGTTCCTTGCCGAGGTAGAAAAGTTAAGTACCATTGATGCCTTTTATTGTGTCTGCTCTACCATCACAACACTAGGATATGGAGACAAAAGTTTCTCAACTAAAGTGGGGCGTATTTTTGCTATATTCTGGATTTTGACCAGCACCATTTGTTTGGCTCAGTTCTTCCTTTATGTAGCTGAATTTAACACTGAAAGGAAACAGAAGGAGCTGGTGCAGTGGGTTCTTTCGAGAAAGATGACAAATGTGGACTTGGAAGTAGCTGATCTTGATAACGATAGGGCTGTAGG GGCTGCTGAATTTGTGGTTTATAAACTTAAGGAGATGGGAAAGATCAGCCAAGACGACATATTGCTCTTGTTGGATGAGTTTGAATGTCTTGATGTTGATCAGTCCGGAACTTTGTCAACCACAGATTTGTCACTTGCTCAATCATCTTGA